Proteins from one Mus pahari chromosome 18, PAHARI_EIJ_v1.1, whole genome shotgun sequence genomic window:
- the Mrpl2 gene encoding 39S ribosomal protein L2, mitochondrial translates to MALCALTSALRSLSLASAAISARVPTLLPAAQTQSNVLLQLPPALMSPSHRPVHMSVDRSANFVSWKSRTKYTVKPVKMRKSGGRDHTGRIRVHGIGGGHKQNYRMIDFLRFRPEKETAPGPFEEKVVVVRYDPCRSADIALVAGGSRKRWIIATENMKAGDIILNSNHIGRMAVAAQEGDAHPLGALPVGTLINNVESEPGRGAQYIRAAGTCGVLLRKVNGTAIIQLPSKRQMQVLESCTATVGRVSNVNHNQRVIGKAGRNRWLGKRPNSGLWQRKGGWAGRKIRPLPPMKSYVKLPSAAAQN, encoded by the exons ATGGCGCTGTGCGCGCTGACGAGTGCTCTGCGCTCTTTGAGCCTGGCATCCGCGGCCATTAGCGCCCGGGTTCCGACTCTGCTCCCTGCTGCTCAG ACACAGAGCAATGTCCTCCTTCAGCTGCCCCCTGCCTTGATGTCGCCCTCTCACCGCCCAGTGCATATGTCTGTGGACCGCAGTGCCAACTTTGTGTCCTGGAAGAGTCGCACCAAGTACACAGTTAAGCCCGTGAAGATGAGGAAGTCCGGGGGTCGAGACCATACAG GCCGTATCCGAGTGCACGGTATTGGTGGAGGCCACAAACAGAATTACCGCATGATTGACTTTCTACGGTTCCGGCCAGAAAAGGAAACGGCACCAGGACCCTTTGAGGAGAAGGTTGTGGTAGTGCGCTATGATCCTTGTAG GTCTGCAGACATAGCTCTGGTTGCTGGAGGCAGCCGGAAGCGCTGGATCATTGCCACGGAAAACATGAAGGCAGGAGATATAATCCTGAACTCTAACCACATAGGCCGGATGGCAG TGGCCGCCCAGGAGGGGGATGCACATCCACTTGGGGCGCTGCCTGTGGGAACCCTTATCAACAACGTAGAGAGCGAGCCGGGCCGGGGAGCCCAGTATATCCGAGCAGCAG GGACATGTGGTGTGCTGCTTCGGAAGGTGAACGGGACAGCCATTATCCAGCTGCCATctaagaggcagatgcag GTGCTGGAGTCATGTACTGCAACTGTAGGCCGGGTTTCCAACGTTAACCATAACCAGCGCGTCATTGGCAAGGCAGGGCGGAACCGCTGGCTGGGCAAGAGGCCTAACAGTGGGCTGTGGCAACGCAAGGGAGGCTGGGCCGGCAGAAAGATTCGGCCACTGCCGCCCATGAAGAGTTATGTGAAGCTGCCCTCCGCTGCTGCCCAAAACTGA
- the Cul7 gene encoding cullin-7: MVGELRYREFRVPLGPGLHAYPDELIRQRVGHNGHPEYQIRWLILRRGDDGDRDSTVDCKAEHILLWMSDDEIYANCHKMLGENGQVIAPSRESAEAGALDKSVLGEMETDVKSLIQRALRQLEECVGTMPPAPLLHTVHVLSAYASIEPLTGVFKDRRVLDLLMHMLSSPDYQIRWSAGRMIQALASHDAGTRTQILLSLSQQEAIEKHLDFDSRCALLALFAQATLTEHPMSFEGVQLPQVPGRLLFSLVKRYLHVTFLLDRLNGNAGDQGAQNNFIPEELNVGRGRLELEFSMAMGTLISELVQAMRWDRASSTPERSSSPTYQPRPPEFRPYTQRIRRSRRFRPRASFASFNTYALYVRDTLRPGMRVRMLENYEEIAAGDEGQFRQSNDGVPPVQVLWDSTGQTYWVHWHMLEILGFEEDIEDVIDIAELQEPGANGALSIVPPSQRWKPITQLFAEPYVVPEEEDREEREHLTQAEWWELFFFIRQLSEAERQHVVDLLQDHLDEENVLDYEMLPELTVPVDLAQDLLLSLPQQLDDSALRDLFSCSVYRKYGPEVLVGHLSFPFVPGAQPNLFGADQESEAKDDAPPQSASPALQRLVESLGPEGKLIVDLEQALGSEAPRETEVKSCLLQLQEQPQPFLALMRSLDTSASHKALHLTVLRILMQLVNFPEALLLPWHEAMDACMTCLRSPNTDREVLQELIFFLHRLTTTSRDYAVILNQLGARDAISKVLEKHRGKLELAQELRDMVFKCEKHAHLYRKLTTNILGGCIQMVLGQIEEHRRTHRPIQIPFFDVFLRYLCQGSSEEMKKNRYWEKVEVSSNPQRASRLTDRNPKTYWESSGRAGSHFITLHMRPGVIIRQLTLLVAGEDSSYMPAWVVVCGGNSIKSVNKELNTVNVMPYASRVILLENLTRFWPIIQIRIKRCQQGGINTRIRGLEVLGPKPTFWPVFREQLCRHTRLFYMVRAQAWSQDIAEDRRSLLHLSSRLNGALRHEQNFAEHFLPDMEAAQALSKTCWEALVSPLVQNITSPDEDGTSSLGWLLDQYLGCREAAYNPQSRAAAFSSRVRRLTHLLVHVEPREAAPPVVAIPRSKGRNRIHDWSYLITRGLPSSIMKNLTRCWRSVVEEQMNKFLTSSWKDDDFVPRYCERYYILQKSSSELFGPRAAFLLAMRNGCADAVLRLPFLRAAHVSEQFARHIDQRIQGSRMGGARGMEMLAQLQRCLESVLIFSPLEIATTFEHYYQHYMADRLLSVGSSWLEGAVLEQIGPCFPSRLPQQMLQSLNVSEELQRQFHVYQLQQLDQELLKLEDTEKKIQVAHEDSGREDKSKKEEAAGEAAAVAMAEEEEQGKKEGEEEGEGEDEEDEEERYYKGTMPEVCVLVLTPRFWPVASVCQMLNPATCLPAYLRGTINHYTNFYSKSQSRSSSEKEPQRRLQWTWQGRAEVQFGDQILHVSTVQMWLLLHLNNQKEVSVESLQAISELPPDVLHRAIGPLTSSRGPLDLQEQKNVSGGVLKIRDDSEEPRPRRGNVWLIPPQTYLQAEAEEGRNMEKRRNLLNCLVVRILKAHGDEGLHIDRLVYLVLEAWEKGPCPPRGLVSSLGRGGSCRSSDVLSCILHLLVKGTLRRHDDRPQVLFYAVPVTVMEPHMESLNPGSSGPNPPLTFHTLQIRSRGVPYASCTDTHTFSTFR; the protein is encoded by the exons ATGGTAGGGGAGCTCCGATACAGGGAATTCAGGGTACCCCTGGGGCCTGGCTTGCACGCGTATCCAGATGAATTGATCCGCCAACGAGTTGGCCATAATGGGCACCCTGAGTATCAGATCCGCTGGCTCATCCTCAGGCGCGGAGATGATGGGGACCGGGACTCTACAGTGGACTGCAAGGCTGAGCATATCCTGCTATGGATGTCTGACGATGAGATCTATGCCAACTGCCACAAGATGCTGGGGGAAAATGGCCAAGTCATCGCACCTTCGCGAGAGTCTGCGGAGGCCGGGGCCCTCGACAAGTCGGTGCTGGGGGAGATGGAAACAGACGTGAAGTCCTTGATTCAGAGGGCCCTTCGGCAGCTGGAGGAGTGCGTGGGCACCATGCCTCCTGCGCCTCTCCTTCACACGGTCCATGTACTCAGTGCCTATGCCAGCATTGAGCCCCTCACTGGCGTCTTCAAAGACCGCAGGGTTCTGGACTTGCTCATGCACATGTTGAGCAGTCCTGATTATCAGATCCGCTGGAGCGCAGGCCGGATGATCCAAGCTCTGGCCTCCCACGATGCTG GGACCCGGACCCAGATCCTTCTGTCACTGAGCCAACAAGAGGCCATTGAAAAACACCTGGATTTTGACAGCCGCTGCGCTCTGCTTGCACTGTTCGCCCAGGCTACTCTCACGGAACACCCGATGTCTTTCGAGGGCGTTCAGCTGCCACAG GTCCCAGGACGGCTGCTCTTCTCCCTGGTGAAACGCTACCTGCACGTCACCTTCCTCCTGGATCGGCTGAATGGCAATGCAGGGGATCAAGGAGCCCAGAACAACTTCATTCCTGAGGAGTTGAATGTAGGGCGGGGCCGGCTGGAACTGGAATTCAGTATGGCCATGGGCACTCTGATCTCTGAGCTTGTGCAGGCTATGCGCTGGGACAGGGCATCGAGCACACCCGAGAGGTCTTCCTCCCCCACTTACCAGCCTAGGCCACCAGAGTTCCGCCCCTACACCCAGCGTATCAGGAGGTCGAGGCGGTTTCGCCCCCGCGCCTCGTTTGCCAGTTTCAATACCTATGCCTTGTATGTGCGGGACACGCTGCGGCCCGGGATGCGGGTACGGATGCTGGAGAATTACGAGGAGATCGCTGCAGGGGATGAGGGCCAGTTCCGACAGAGCAATGATGGCGTGCCCCCTGTGCAG GTGTTGTGGGATTCAACAGGCCAGACCTACTGGGTGCACTGGCACATGCTAGAGATCTTGGGCTTTGAGGAAGACATTGAGGATGTGATTGATATTGCCGAGTTACAGGAGCCAGGGGCCAATGGAGCACTGAGCATCG TCCCGCCATCCCAGCGCTGGAAGCCCATAACGCAGCTCTTTGCCGAGCCTTATGTGGTGCCcgaggaggaagacagggaggagagagagcactTGACCCAGGCTGAGTGGTGGGAGCTCTTCTTCTTCATCCGGCAGTTAAGTGAGGCAGAGCGACAGCACGTCGTGGATCTCCTGCAGGACCACCTGGATGAGGAG AATGTTCTGGACTACGAGATGCTGCCTGAGCTAACCGTGCCCGTTGACTTGGCCCAGGAcctgctgctgtctctgcctcagcaACTTGATGACAGTGCTCTGAGGGACCTGTTCAGCTGCAGTGTCTACAGGAAGTATGGGCCCGAAGTCCTGGTAGGGCATCTAAGCTTCCCATTTGTGCCAGGTGCCCAGCCGAATTTATTCGGAGCCGATCAAGAGTCTGAAG CCAAAGATGATGCCCCACCTCAGAGTGCCAGCCCCGCCCTGCAGCGTCTGGTGGAGAGCTTGGGCCCCGAAGGGAAGCTCATTGTGGATCTGGAACAAGCCCTGGGCTCCGAGGCTCCCCGGGAAACCGAGGTCAAGTCCTGcttgctccagctccaggagcagCCCCAGCCCTTCCTTGCACTGATGCGGAGCCTGGACACTTCTGCCAGCCACAAGGCCCTGCACCTCACTGTGCTCAG AATCTTGATGCAGTTGGTGAACTTCCCTGAGGCGCTGTTGCTACCCTGGCACGAGGCCATGGACGCCTGCATGACCTGCCTTCGGTCTCCCAATACTGACCGAGAG GTGCTCCAGGAACTAATCTTTTTCCTACACCGCCTGACTACCACAAGCCGGGACTATGCGGTGATACTAAACCAGCTAGGAGCTCGGGACGCCATCTCCAAGGTCCTGGAAAAGCACCGAGGGAAACTGGAGTTGGCTCAGGAGCTGCGGGATATGGTGTTCAAGTGTGAGAAGCATGCCCACCTTTACCGGAAACTCACCACCAACATCCTGGGCGGCTGCATTCAG ATGGTCCTGGGCCAGATTGAAGAGCACAGACGAACCCACCGGCCCATCCAAATCCCTTTCTTTGATGTGTTTCTCAGATATCTGTGCCAGG GCTCcagtgaggaaatgaagaaaaacaggTACTGGGAGAAGGTGGAAGTGTCTTCCAACCCACAGCGGGCCAGCAGGCTGACAGACCGCAACCCCAAGACCTACTGGGAGTCCAGTGGCAGGGCCGGCTCCCACTTCATCACCTTACACATGCGCCCGGGTGTCATCATCAG GCAGCTGACTCTACTGGTGGCTGGCGAGGACTCGAGCTACATGCCAGCCTGGGTGGTGGTTTGCGGGGGCAACAGCATCAAGTCTGTTAATAAAGAACTCAACACG GTAAACGTGATGCCGTACGCCAGCCGCGTGATCCTCCTGGAGAACCTGACCCGCTTCTGGCCCATCATCCAGATCCGAATAAAGCGTTGTCAGCAG GGCGGCATCAACACGCGCATCCGGGGCCTGGAGGTGCTGGGCCCCAAGCCCACCTTCTGGCCAGTGTTCCGAGAGCAACTGTGCCGACACACACGCCTCTTCTACATGGTTCGGGCCCAGGCATGGAGTCAGGACATAGCAGAGGACCGCCGGAGCCTCCTGCACCTGAGTTCTAG gctAAATGGGGCTCTGCGCCATGAACAGAATTTTGCAGAACACTTCCTTCCTGACATGGAGGCCGCCCAAGCACTGAGCAAGACCTGCTGGGAGGCGCTGGTCAGCCCCCTGGTGCAGAACATTACCTCTCCTG ATGAGGACGGCACCAGCTCCTTGGGCTGGCTGCTGGATCAGTACCTGGGATGTAGGGAAGCTGCCTACAACCCCCAGAGCCGGGCCGCGGCTTTCTCCTCCCGGGTTCGCCGCCTCACCCACCTCCTGGTCCACGTGGAGCCCCGTGAGGCAGCACCTCCGGTGGTGGCCATCCCTCGATCCA AGGGCAGAAATAGAATCCATGACTGGAGCTACTTGATCACCCGGGGCCTTCCGAGTAGCATCATGAAGAACCTGACCCGCTGCTGGCGGTCTGTGGTGGAGGAGCAG atgaACAAGTTTCTGACCTCGTCCTGGAAAGATGATGACTTTGTACCCCGCTACTGCGAGCGCTATTACATCCTGCAGAAGTCCAGCTCGGAGCTGTTTGGGCCACGAGCTGCCTTCTTGCTGGCCATGCGGAATGGCTGTGCCGATGCAGTGCTGAGGCTCCCTTTCCTCAGGGCCGCCCAC GTGAGCGAGCAGTTTGCTCGGCACATTGACCAGAGGATCCAAGGCAGTAGGATGGGTGGAGCCCGGGGAATGGAGATGCTGGCACAGTTGCAGCGATGCCTGGAGTCTGTCCTGATTTTCTCTCCCCTGGAGATAGCCACCACCTTTGAGCATTACTACCA GCACTACATGGCTGATCGTCTCCTGAGTGTAGGCTCCAGCTGGCTGGAGGGGGCCGTGCTGGAGCAGATCGGTCCCTGCTTCCCGAGCCGTCTTCCCCAGCAGATGCTGCAGAGCCTGAACGTCTCAGAGGAGCTGCAGCGTCAGTTCCACGTTTACCAGCTGCAGCAGCTCGATCAGGAGCTCCTGAAGCtggaagacacagaaaagaagataCAG GTGGCCCATGAGGACAGTGGCAGAGAGGACaagagcaagaaggaagaagCCGCCGGAGAGGCCGCGGCTGTGGCtatggcagaggaggaggagcaagggaagaaagagggagaggaggaaggggaaggagaggatgaggaggatgaggaggagcgCTATTATAAAGGAACAATGCCGGAAGTGTGCGTACTTGTCCTGACGCCACGCTTCTGGCCTGTCGCCTCCGTCTGCCAAATGCTCAACCCGGCAACATGCCTGCCCGCGTACCTGCGGGGGACCATAAACCACTACACCAACTTTTACAGCAAGA GTCAGAGCCGCTCCAGCTCAGAAAAAGAGCCACAGAGGCGACTCCAGTGGACCTGGCAGGGCCGGGCAGAGGTGCAGTTCGGGGATCAGATTCTGCATGTGTCCACAGTACAGATGTGGCTGCTGCTGCATCTCAACAACCAAAAG GAGGTGTCTGTTGAGAGCCTGCAGGCTATCTCAGAGCTCCCTCCAGATGTGCTTCACAGGGCCATCGGGCCTCTCACCTCATCAAGAGGTCCCTTGGACCTTCAGGAGCAGAAGAACGTATCAGGAG GGGTGCTCAAGATTCGAGATGACAGTGAGGAACCCAGGCCGAGGAGGGGCAACGTGTGGCTGATCCCACCTCAGACATACCTGCAAGCTGAGGCCGAAGAGGGCCGGaacatggagaagaggaggaaccTTCTGAATTGCCTTGTTGTCCGAATCCTCAAGGCTCACGGGGATGAAGGCTTGCACATTGACCGGCTAGTCTATCTG GTGCTAGAAGCGTGGGAGAAAGGCCCGTGTCCTCCGAGGGGTCTGGTCAGCAGCCTCGGCAGGGGAGGATCGTGCAGGAGCTCTGATGTCCTCTCCTGTATCCTGCACCTCCTGGTCAAGGGCACGCTGAGACGCCATGACGACCGGCCACAGGTGTTGTTCTATGCAGTCCCTGTAACCGTGATGGAGCCCCACATGGAGTCCCTGAACCCTGGCTCGTCAGGCCCCAATCCACCCCTCACCTTCCACACCCTGCAGATTCGATCCCGGGGTGTGCCTTACGCCTCCTGCACTGACACTCACACCTTCTCCACTTTCCGGTAG